The Daucus carota subsp. sativus chromosome 9, DH1 v3.0, whole genome shotgun sequence genome window below encodes:
- the LOC108201693 gene encoding protein NLP6, which produces MDNDYPQTLLNCIWTKVRESLPNCKLAAREREKPGQVLLVKVINSSTHSQPKSFEVGHPQSSLPHNEGSEFTHTLELFEKGPNQISNSKSYEEAAVGETSIRILNEASQPRGSEEYFNTNGKKVTAERDNLVEVSSDDEDVEPVTPESEQLKKSKIPCTVENVNKHFGRPLKDAAKSFGLSQSTVKRICRDVHIECWESGKSQKTDGKSEAKDFSLATSSLPNRCVATDISQDINMMTVKVTYDARTIRFELPSSSGLEELENSVIKRLQLDRKSFSIKYQDDEDDWIDITCDEDVQECMKVSRSLKKPTIKMKLGPAY; this is translated from the exons ATGGATAATGATTACCCTCAAACTTTGTTGAATTGTATATGGACAAAAGTTAGGGAATCTCTTCCAAATTGTAAGCTCGCTgcaagagagagagaaaaacCAGGACAAGTGTTACTAGTCAAGGTTATCAACTCTTCGACCCACTCTCAACCCAAGTCATTTGAAGTTGGTCACCCCCAAAGTTCTCTTCCTcacaatgaaggctcagagttTACTCACACTTTAGAATTGTTTGAAAAAGGTCCTAATCAAATTAGCAATTCAAAATCTTATGAAGAGGCTGCAGTAGGGGAAACGTCAATAAGAATATTAAATGAAGCTTCCCAGCCTAGGGGATCTGAAGAATACTTCAACACAAATGGGAAAAAAGTGACTGCTGAGAGAG ATAATCTGGTAGAAGTGTCATCTGATGATGAAGATGTTGAACCTGTGACCCCTGAATCAGAACAATTGAAGAAATCTAAAATACCTTGTACTGTAGAGAATGTTAATAAGCATTTTGGAAGACCACTAAAAGATGCAGCAAAGAGCTTTGGTT TGAGTCAATCAACAGTCAAGCGCATATGTAGAGATGTTCATATTGAATGCTGGGAATCTGGCAAGAGTCAAAAGACAGATGGTAAATCGGAGGCAAAAGACTTTTCATTAGCCACGTCTAGCTTGCCAAATAGATGCGTTGCTACTGATATAAGTCAGGACATTAATATGATGACCGTAAAGGTCACATATGATGCTCGTACCATAAGGTTTGAACTACCTAGTTCATCAGGGCTTGAAGAGTTGGAGAATAGTGTGATTAAGAGGCTGCAATTGGATAGAAAAAGTTTCAGTATCAAGTATCAAGATGACGAGGATGATTGGATTGACATTACTTGTGACGAGGACGTACAAGAATGTATGAAAGTCTCGAGATCACTTAAGAAGCCAACTATCAAAATGAAGCTTGGTCCCGCCTATTAA